Part of the Sciurus carolinensis chromosome 7, mSciCar1.2, whole genome shotgun sequence genome, CAAGGCTCCTTGGTGGCTTCTCTTCACACCAGTCTCTTCATTTGAGGCGCTGAGTCACGTTGGCCAgggcaactgcaaaggcctgcaCAGCTGAGAAGGGGTACTGGAAGTCCAGAATGTATGCGTTGCCGTCGATCCGTCCAAACTGCATCACCTGGGGGGAGGGGATGGCGGGGAAGCaaagacaggaaaggaaacaagatGGGAAAGAGGCCACCGGGTCTGCTCACTCCTGATGGAAGCAGCCGGCATAGTCTGTGAGGAGTTCCTCAGGAGGAAGGTAATATATGAtaccaaaaatagaaatatcaacaAACAGAAGTATGTTCTTTGCAAATATAATGGCAAATACTAGAAAAAAACCAACCTCTGGGCAACACTGGCCTATGGGGGAACAGGTGCCATAAGGTGGGTGAAGTAGAGCAGGATCTCGCTTTCCTTACAAATCTCATGCAATCATTTGACTAATACTTAGTACATGCATTACTtgcattaaaaatacataaaagatagCAGTGGGCATACTCAGAATTATAATCCCAAATGGCTCTACctaataaatattagttgtttCCTCCCATTCCTGCTTGGCTCCTTTTTATGGtcctgggttttgaacccaggtccttgcctATGCTAGACAAGAGTCTTTTGACTGAACTATGCCCCCcaaacccttattttattttgagacagggcctccctatgTTGTCCCACtttggccttgaactcgtgatccttatgcctcagtctcctgagtagctgggattacaggtgtgttaccatgcctggctcccacTTGACCTTTTGAAGTGTTCCCGGAAGGCCAAAGCACTGCCATCCTTCACCCAGTGGCCACAGCCCTGCAGTTTTCTTACCTGCCGCCCCTCCAACTCGATCTGGAAGTTCTTGGCTGACTCCTGGGTCACCCGCCCTCCAAAGTCCAGCTGGTACACCTGTGTAGCCTCGTTCCACAAAGGCTGCTTGTTGGCCATCACATACACAAACCCCTGGCTGCCCAGACGCCCGTCCTCCTTCTCACTGGCCTTGCGGCACTTGAACTCCTCCAGTTCACTGGCCGTGCGCAGACTCCTCTTGCTTTTCCACCCCTTCTTGCTGCCCTGGCTTTGGTTCATCAGCTCGTCCCCGCTGATGAACAGCTCGGGCTCACTCTCTGAGCTGTCCTGGAACTCGTTGGTTTTGTTCAACTTCTTTGACTTCAGTTGGTCTTTCTGActcttcactttcttcttctctctccccaagCGAGGACTGGAGATGAGTGAATTAAAGTCACTCAAAGTCCTAGCCTCCTTTTTCACTTTGCCTTCAGTGATGGCCTGAACACTTCCTTCCTCTGCTCGGCTGTCCAGTCGCTTCCGgttcttctttccaaatttttcagTTCGCTGGGGGACAGGGCTTTCTGTCAGGGAGAGGACTTCTTGGAAGTTGTCTGCAGTCTCTACCATCACCTCTGTGCCCATGTGGCTTTGGAGGTCAGGCGGTGGTGGGGACACAAGGGGCTTCTCCACCACCACGTGGGGCTTTGGGGGGAGAGTGCCCTGGGGGTTCTGCATGGGTGGGCAGGCGCTGTAGGAACTCCACGGGTGCAAGGCGATGGGTGGCAGCTGTAAACTGGAGCACGTGCTGCTTCCTGGGTACATGGGGGGCAAGGTGCAGTAGGAGAGGCTGGGTGGGTGCGCTGGCTGCAGGACAACGGCGGACTCCTGTTGTGCAAATGGCGTTGGGGTCAGGGCATCTTTTGGGGAGCAGGGAGCCTGCACTCCGGGCAAAGGGGGGTTGTTATAGCTTCCTGGATATGGAACTCCCATCCCATAGCCTGTCTGGAAAGTGGCAGTGGGGCTGGCGGGAGACTTGGGGGAGACGAAGGGCACTCGGGTCACGTCCAGGTGCTGGCCCTGCCCTAGCATCAGAGGGGGCAGTTTTAAGGGGTTGGGCACTGTAGTCTGTGCTGTCCTTTCCTGGGGGACCCAAACATCCTCACCCAGCACAGGGTCCCACTGGTAAGGGGGAGGCCGCTTCACAGTGACAGCAGCTTCGGGCAGCGGGGGGTGCCTTGGGGCCTTCTCAAGCTGACAGTGCTGGGACAGGGCCTCGTCCTCCGTGAAGGCTGAGTTCACGTAGTCAGTGCGGTCTCGGGCACTGTCAGGTGGGCTCAGGAGACTGTAGGAGGACTGGGAGGCCAATGGGGAGGTGCTGACAGCGTGGGCCAGAATGGTGCCTGGCTGGGAGCTGGGCCCTGCGCCACTGCACTGGCTGCAGGTGTAGAGAGCTGGTGGGGGCCGCGCGGGCAGCTGTGCCACGGCTCCCCCAAGGCCGCCCTTGGGCTTGGCCAGGGGCTGCAGTGGGGCCCGGGAGCTGTCAGCCAGCTGGGCCATCTTGAGCGCAACCTCGCGGTTGTTCCTCCGCAGGGTGGCGTGGATGAGGCTGCTGTCCAGTCTCTGGGCAGCACCCCGCCCCTGGGCCAGCTGGCTAGCAATTTCAGGATATGGGGGTGGGTCCCCTGTGGGGATGGAATAGCGAGGGACTGTCAGGCGGTTCAGGGTGGCACTGGTGCAGGGCTGGGAGACCTTCTTCTCCGTGGCAGTGAGCCTCAGGGTGGCTGAGctgcctgggccagggagggTGTAGGTGTTCTGGGAGCAGAGCATCCGCGTGCGAGGCCGGCACACCTCCTCCACGTTGCCGCTGCTGTCGAAGGTGGTGATCCTCTCGTAGCCCAGCGGGGGCTGGTAGTGCGCTGACGTGGGGTAGAGGGAGAAGTCTCCCTTCTTCAAGCACACGTCTACGGGGGCCTGAGGTGGCAGAGGGGGCGGGGGTGCCGCTGTGGTGGGGGCAGCAGGGATGGTTCCTGGGTAGGGGGGCGGGGGGTTCATCTTCGTCACCTGGATCTCCTGGGGGGCACTGAAGACTACTGTATCCCCCTCTGCTGCCAACTGAGGCACTGGCCGCAGGGTCTTGGCAGACTTCTGTAGGTGCTCATGGTCTCGGTCTCCATGGTCCACCACGGACAGCTGCATGGTCCCCTGTGGCGGTGGCGGCGGTGGCGGTAAGGGCAACTGAGGAGGGTTCTGAATGATGCGGCCCATTTCCACACCTCCAAAAATCACCTGTCCAGGGCTGGAGTACCGGTTGGAGACTGGGTACTGGGTGGCACTGTCACCTGCATGTTCTGCTGCCCCCACCACTGTCGTTTGATTGGTCAGGATGTCCAGCTGCACATTCTGATTGGCCAGCAGAGACTGCACCAGCCCGATGCTCTGTGTGGGGGACATAGCTTGAGCTGAGCTGTGAATTGGTGCAATAGGGATGTTCACGGTACAAGGTGGGTTGTTCTCAGGGACACCAGATGCTCCTGTCACTGAAAGGAAACTGGAATGAGAACGGCTTGCAAAAGAGGGTCAAGAAACTTGGGTCAGAATGAGCAACACATCTGGACGTAGAAGTCAAATGCTAGAGACTGAGGGGTGGTTTTGGGGGAGGGGGGACTCCTCCCCAAACCACTGATTTAAATTCTGGAAGAGCACTCGGAAGCCTGCCTGTGCCTGTGGCTTAAGGGCATTGCCGCAGCTTTTCAATGAGCATGAGCGTGGAACTTCTGCATTAGGTACCCTTACAAATAACTGCATTTAAAGGAGCCTTCTTAATGAAGATACTCATAAAACACCTGCCCATTTACACAGGAAGAGGGCAACTGCACAGTGTGGAACTTCACTGGGGACTTACAATGTCTAGGCTTCCAACCCATCCACAATTACAGACCAGTTAGTGGGGGAAGTGTCTCCCAACAGATATATATCTGAAATTTGTACACAAATTAAGATTCTATAAATAGAATCACCTAAAATGTAGAAACCCCAATAGAGAATCCTCTAGCAAATGTGCATATCAGGTGAAGAATCATTTCCTAGTTCATCTGCTCTTTAGCATTCCAGGCACTATGGAAGGTACAGCTACTGAACAAACTCTATCAACAATCCCTGTTGCACCCAGCGGGGATTTCATAGAGCGTGCATGAGAACCACTAGTGAGCTGCAGGCAGCTGCTCAGAGTTGTTGTCTGTGGCCCTGTCACAAGTGCacactcagcatactacagtgctgtagccacatcaatgttcatagctgctcaattcacaacagctagattgtgaaaccaacctagatgcccttcaattgatgaatagataaagaaactggtaaaatatacaatggaatattactcagccataaagaagaataaaattatagcatttgctggtaaatggatggagctggagagcaTCAAATatcttgctaaatgaaataagccaagcccaaatgttttctctcataagtggatgacgatacatgacaggggtgggggaagaaaagaatggaggcactttggattgtgtagagggaaatggggtgggagggggtggggaaaggaaaggtagtggactgagacagacatgattaccctacgtacatgaatgattacatgaatggtgtgaatctacattgtgtacaaccgtagaaatgaaaagttgtaccccatttgtgtacaatgaatcaaaatgcagtctgtaaaaataaaaattaaaaaaatatgccactgacctaaaaataaattaaatgtttaatagaTTAAATGAATGCATTATGgcacatttataaaatggaagatGATCCATTTAaagatgtttgttttattttaataagtttataACAGATGAAATTAATCATTATTAACTTAAACTGGTTTCAAAATTATTTGCACCCTTTGATCCTTATTTTGTACAGTCATGtgtataaaatctaaaaatggcCAATTTtgagcaaaggaaaataaaagagaagaagtGCACAATGGCAGTTGAGTTCTTTGAAGCTCCCGCTCAGAGAACACCTCCACTGACCCAGAAGCCTGAAGGATGGAGTAACTGCCACATGGCAACCAGTTCCTGGGCAGGAAACAGGATCTAACAGGCTCGTGGTACAGGCTGGCTGACCTCACACCAGAACTGCAGTGTGGCCAGCTGGCCTACCAGGAGTCAAGTCTACCCTTGGGGCCTGTAACTAAGGTCTCCAGTAAGATACGACTATCCTCTGGCTGCATGAACCTGGTTCCATCTCAAGTTCCCTATTATTACTGTGCAGATCCCTCTCCTAGATGTTCTCTGGTCTGTAGGGAATAGTGAGAACAGGCGTCTTCCCCTGCAAAGAGAAGAGTCTCTATACTGAGTCACTGTCAGTGCAAGGAAGCCCTCAAACAGTATGTCCCCTCTCTCCCTGGGAGCCACAAACAGCaataacaacagcagcagcaagacGGCCCTGGAGAGAGCTATTTAGGGAGATGAGGGAGGGTGTTAAGGGGAAAGTGTAaaagaaactaaatataaaaGTTCCTAAGAGAGGGACCATGACAGACCAGTAACATACGTGAACACACCTGGTAAATCATCTTCGTCTTCACTGAAAACATTTGGGTTGAAGACAGGTAAGTTAATATAGTCCATGGAAATCTTCCGAACTTCTGGGAGATAGATGGTCATCTGCCGTGGCTGCAGATGCAGCAGGCTGGTTTTATAGATCACTGTGCGGATGAAGAGG contains:
- the Tulp4 gene encoding tubby-related protein 4 isoform X1, with translation MYAAVEHGPVLCSDSNILCLSWKGRVPKSEKEKPVCRRRYYEEGWLATGNGRGVVGVTFTSSHCRRDRSTPQRINFNLRGHNSEVVLVRWNEPYQKLATCDADGGIFVWIQYEGRWSVELVNDRGAQVSDFTWSHDGTQALISYRDGFVLVGSVSGQRHWSSEINLESQITCGIWTPDDQQVLFGTADGQVIVMDCHGRMLAHVLLHESDGILSMSWNYPIFLVEDSSESDTDSDDYSPPQDGPAAYPIPVQNIKPLLTVSFTSGDISLMNNYDDLSPTVIRSGLKEVVAQWCTQGDLLAVAGMERQAQLSELPNGPLLKSAMVKFYNVRGEHIFTLDTLVQRPIISICWGHRDSRLLMASGPALYVVRVEHRVSSLQLLCQQAIASTLREDKDVSKLTLPPRLCSYLSTAFIPTIKPPIPDPNNMRDFVSYPSAGNERLHCTMKRTEDDPEVGGPCYTLYLEYLGGLVPILKGRRISKLRPEFVIMDPRTDSKTDEIYGNSLISTVIDSCNCSDSSDIELSDDWAAKKSPKISRASKSPKLPRISIEARKSPKLPRAAQEISRSPRLPMRKPSIGSPSLTRREFPFEDITQHNYLAQVTSNIWGTKFKIVGLAAFLPTNLGAVIYKTSLLHLQPRQMTIYLPEVRKISMDYINLPVFNPNVFSEDEDDLPVTGASGVPENNPPCTVNIPIAPIHSSAQAMSPTQSIGLVQSLLANQNVQLDILTNQTTVVGAAEHAGDSATQYPVSNRYSSPGQVIFGGVEMGRIIQNPPQLPLPPPPPPPQGTMQLSVVDHGDRDHEHLQKSAKTLRPVPQLAAEGDTVVFSAPQEIQVTKMNPPPPYPGTIPAAPTTAAPPPPLPPQAPVDVCLKKGDFSLYPTSAHYQPPLGYERITTFDSSGNVEEVCRPRTRMLCSQNTYTLPGPGSSATLRLTATEKKVSQPCTSATLNRLTVPRYSIPTGDPPPYPEIASQLAQGRGAAQRLDSSLIHATLRRNNREVALKMAQLADSSRAPLQPLAKPKGGLGGAVAQLPARPPPALYTCSQCSGAGPSSQPGTILAHAVSTSPLASQSSYSLLSPPDSARDRTDYVNSAFTEDEALSQHCQLEKAPRHPPLPEAAVTVKRPPPYQWDPVLGEDVWVPQERTAQTTVPNPLKLPPLMLGQGQHLDVTRVPFVSPKSPASPTATFQTGYGMGVPYPGSYNNPPLPGVQAPCSPKDALTPTPFAQQESAVVLQPAHPPSLSYCTLPPMYPGSSTCSSLQLPPIALHPWSSYSACPPMQNPQGTLPPKPHVVVEKPLVSPPPPDLQSHMGTEVMVETADNFQEVLSLTESPVPQRTEKFGKKNRKRLDSRAEEGSVQAITEGKVKKEARTLSDFNSLISSPRLGREKKKVKSQKDQLKSKKLNKTNEFQDSSESEPELFISGDELMNQSQGSKKGWKSKRSLRTASELEEFKCRKASEKEDGRLGSQGFVYVMANKQPLWNEATQVYQLDFGGRVTQESAKNFQIELEGRQVMQFGRIDGNAYILDFQYPFSAVQAFAVALANVTQRLK